A single genomic interval of Helianthus annuus cultivar XRQ/B chromosome 6, HanXRQr2.0-SUNRISE, whole genome shotgun sequence harbors:
- the LOC110887595 gene encoding stress-response A/B barrel domain-containing protein DABB1-like, which produces MSAHQQIVEHIVLLSVKPDIDYTKVENMINEVNGLISLNFKLHLSVGKILQSTSTSPNFSHIIHCRFRSTDDLQTYNQHPEHLSVLKNTQPLLDDFIVVDFLSNRSCDSLKPGSAMRVTLLKLKEDLVEHEKGKLVEELKSQFKRTDDIRLGYQWGSVLVAASSRSYGLFMAART; this is translated from the coding sequence ATGTCTGCACACCAACAAATTGTTGAACACATCGTCCTCCTCAGCGTCAAACCCGACATTGACTATACCAAAGTCGAGAACATGATAAATGAAGTCAACGGATTGATTTCACTCAACTTCAAACTCCATCTCAGTGTAGGAAAAATCCTCCAGTCTACCTCCACTTCACCAAACTTCAGTCACATAATCCACTGTCGTTTCAGGTCAACGGATGACTTGCAGACGTACAACCAACATCCGGAGCACCTAAGCGTCCTCAAGAATACACAACCATTACTTGATGACTTCATAGTTGTTGACTTTTTATCCAATCGTAGTTGCGATTCTCTGAAGCCAGGATCTGCGATGAGAGTTACGTTATTGAAGTTAAAGGAGGATTTGGTTGAACATGAGAAAGGTAAGTTGGTGGAAGAACTTAAAAGTCAGTTTAAAAGGACAGATGATATACGTCTTGGTTACCAATGGGGAAGCGTTCTAGTCGCAGCCTCATCAAGATCATATGGCCTGTTTATGGCTGCAAGAACATGA